attagagagattgttcgccttcatggcataccagtttccatcatttcaaacaGAGGCACACAGTTTACATTGTAGTTTTTGAGGGCCGTGCAGCAAGAATAGGGCACTCTAATTGacttgagcatagcatttcaccctcagatggacggacagttcgagcgcactattcagatattagaggacatgatatgcgcttgtgtcattgattttgggggttcatgggaccagtttctaccaCTCACGGATTTTGCTTACAATAGCAGTTATCAGTTGAGTATTTAGAttgctccgtatgaggctttatgtGAGAGGTGGtttagatctccagttggttggtttgatttaggtgaggctaggcttttgggtacagacttggtctAGGATGCATTGGACAAGGTGAAATTAATTTAGGAGCGGATTTGCATGGCACAgtcgagacagaagagttatgctgacagaaaggttcgtgatgtgtcttacatagTCGGGGAGAAGgacttgctgaaggtttcacccatgaagggcattatgagatttggaaagaagggcaagttgagccctcgattTAACAGGccgtttgaggtgcttcgaagaaTTGGGAAGGTggcctatgagcttgcttttccacctagcttatcgagtgtgcatcaagtatttcatgtttcaatgcttcaaaagtatattggagatccatCTTATCTTCTGGATTTTAGTGCGGTTccgttggatggtgatttgacttatggcATGGAGCCGGTGGATATTTTGGGGCGTCagattcgaaagttgaggtcaaaggatgtAGCTTCAGTGAGAGTGCATTgaagaggtcagcccgtggaggaggctattTGGGAGATCGGGTGGGAAATGCAGAGCAGATACCCACACATAtttgaggctccaggtatgtttctagactcgttcAAGGATGAATATTTGCTTAAgagaggaggatgtaacgacccggttgGTTGTTTCGAGAGTTATAGACCCGTTCCCTATTTCCTGCTTTTTTGTGTTCTTCAGCTATATTGTGATATACCGGGTAAATTGGTTCAGGTCCGAAGTGGTTTCAGAATGAATTGAGACATAtagtctcttaattgaaagcttaagatggaaagttgaccggatgttgacttatttgTAAATGACTACAGATTTGAATTTTAATTATTCCGCTAGCTCCggtaggtgattttggacttaggagcacacCTGGAATgcgatttggaagttcatagtagaattaggcttgaattggcggaaaatagaattttggcgattttggacGATAGTGGAAATTTTTATATTGAGGTCGGATCGGGTTTCCAGAATTTGGAGTAGGTTCTTGGTGTTATTtctgacttgtgtgtaaaatttgaggtcattcggacatggtttggtaggtttcggcatcgtttgtggaattcggATGCTTAGAAGTTCTTTAGGCTTCAATCTAGGTGTAATTTggggttttgatgttgttttgagtgattcaagggttcgactaagttcgtataatGTTATAGGACATGTTGTATGTTAGGTtgtggtcccgagggcctcgggatgactTGGATGGTTGACAACTTTATTTGAGTTGAGGAAATGTAGCTGAAGTACTGTTGctactggtgtaaccgcacctgcagagtgggaaccgcaggtgcgagcccgcagaagcgaCAAAATGGTCGTAGATGCGACTAAGGAAGATCTGGGCAGAGAACGCAGGTGTGATGGAATACCTGCACCTGCTATGGTTGCAGAAGCGGACTTTAGGGCGCAGGTGCGAGCTTGGACTACAGGTGCGATATGACTTCCGCACCTACGATGAGCGCAGATACGATCTCTTGAGCGCATAAATTGAGGCACTATTTAAGTGATTCTCTACAAAAGCGTAGCTTGGTCTGCAGATGCAGAAAATAAGCTGTAGGTGCGAAAAACCTGGCAGAGCATATACAAATGGGACTTCGAGACTTTTCACCATTTTTAACATTTCGGACTCGGGCTTCGCAGATGCTTGATTTTGATCTTAAATCTAGTTTCCCTATTGATTTTTCCACCTAGATTGTGTGGTGTTGAGGTGAAATTagggagattagggcttgagaattggagagtggaTTTTGAGGATTTGGGTGACCAAATGAGGTCGAATTTTGATAATTTtttatggttagactcgtgagtgaatgggatttcggattttgtaacttttgtcgGATTTCCAGACGTGGCCTGGGGGCCAGGGTTTAGTCGATTTCGGATTTTGGCTCTATTCTAgtagttttcttgtggaatttatccctttagcctatattgattgtattgtattaCTTGTGGttagattcgggacgtttggaggccgatttgagaggcaagggcattatGGAGTAGGACTTTgctcggttcgaggtaagtaacgctttcaaacttggttctaagggttAAAAACCCAAACTATGTGTTATATGAtaggtattgaggtgacgcacatgccatgTGACGGGCGTGCACCATGTGATTTGTGACCTAGGTGATTTTGTGGCATAGTCTATTGACTCTATCATGTTGATATccatgttttcatcatgtgataaagtaattcaGCCGTAAATCATGCTAGTTATCATGTGTAGACTTTATGCCGATATTattgtgtcacgacccgaaatcccCACCATTGGGACCGTGATAGCGTCTAACatcacacttgctaggcaagccaacgttagaggtTTAACTAGCCAAATCCTTTATATTTCAGTGATTAAAAATTAACAAACTAAAACCAGTAAAAAACAAATGCGGAAGTAAGTAAATAGCATCTTTGTTTATATACCATTACCAATACTACTACTATTACTACCTAGAATCCgatgtcacaatccacgaacgcactaagatttactacaaacATCTGTTTGAAAGAGAATACAAATGTTTATGAAGGGAAATAAAATCAGTAAATGTAGGAGCATAGAGGGGGAGCCAGGGCCTGTGGACGCCAGTAGGACTACATTGGGTCTCCTAGTTGTAAAACCTATAaccaacctctcgatcagccactacctgctccaaaatctgcacaaaaagtgcagaatgcagtattagtacaatcgaccctatgtactggtaagtgtcgagcctaaccttgacgaggtagtgacgaggctatggcgGGGCATgtacaatataacctgcatacaaTGTATAATAAAAGCAGAAAGAAGGACAAGATAAAATAAAGTAGAAACTTGCAAGGAATGAATACAGTTCTCGTAACATATCATTGGTGCTCAGCTATACCCAATCCTTAAGTACAGTTTAAGACTAACGTTCAACTAACCCAGTCAAAGGAAAACATAAGCATAAAgattgttgcagtgtgcaacccgatcccaccatatcacaaTAATCACAATCAcagttcacccttatttcaccgtaATCCAACCCTATTACACCTATTGtagcatgcaacctgatcccaccgtaTCACAATAATCACAATCACAGTTCACCCTTATCTCACCAtaatccacccttattacacctgttgcggcgcgcaacccgaatcccaccatatcaatatcaTTTACTCAGCATGTACAGAAATGACACAATTCAAATCACATAGCTCTTCACAAGGCTGAACTTCAAACCAAAGCATTTAGAAAGATTATACACTACGAGACTTTACACAAGTAATACTACTCAGCGAGACCAATCCATAATATGCCTTGATAGTACCAATAACCAGCTCAAACAATAATTGGAAACAACGAAGCTACGAAAGAACTAATACTTCCAGCAAAAGATATAATGTCTAACAAGTAGCAATTAGGAATGGAattacaagtaaagcatgtaGCTGTTAAGGCAGGAAAAGACAATATAAGAAGAACAGGAAGAAAATAGGCAAAACAGATAAATTGGCAGTGCATAGGTACTCTTTACCTCACCTATACACCGCACGCATGGATTTCATGTAGCAAATAAGTCAAGGGTTCCTAATCCCTCGATACACAATATTTACCTCGCTCCGCGGGTCACTCAATGCTCAATTACCATTTTTCCTCTAGTATCCACttccaaaccactcgtatctagccacaattaactcaataatatcaattattgctaaagaaACCAACTACAATGCACAAATTTAGATTTCTCAaactttcccccaaaaagtcaaaaaccgacctcgggctcgcttggtcaaaactcaaggttcggaccaaaatccattCACCGCCGAGcc
This genomic stretch from Nicotiana sylvestris chromosome 9, ASM39365v2, whole genome shotgun sequence harbors:
- the LOC138878184 gene encoding uncharacterized protein; its protein translation is MAQSRQKSYADRKVRDVSYIVGEKDLLKVSPMKGIMRFGKKGKLSPRFNRPFEVLRRIGKVAYELAFPPSLSSVHQVFHVSMLQKYIGDPSYLLDFSAVPLDGDLTYGMEPVDILGRQIRKLRSKDVASVRVH